In Streptomyces erythrochromogenes, the DNA window CGCCTCGTCCACATGGGCGACCCGAACCTGGCTGCGCAGAACACGGTGTTCAGAGCGTACGGCTGGAGCGGCATGATCGAGATCGAGTCCGTGCTCGACGGAGACGTCACCAACGCGGGAGTCGACCGCTACCGCGCCCTGGCCGGGCGGCATCTCGTCGAGCACCGGGCCGGAGTGGAGGCGGAGGGCACCGCCTGGCTGTCCTGTACCACGACCACCTCCCGGGTAGAGATCGGGCTCGCGGTCCGGACATCAGCACGTCCTGTGGCACCGGTAGGTCGGGCATGCACAGCCGCCACCGCCACACAGACACTCATCCTGCCGATCAAGCGGGCTGCCCCGGTCGCCGTCGTGAAGACCGCCGCCCTGTGCACCTCGCTCGACCGCCCTTCGGCCGATCCGCTGCGGCGGAGCATCGACTGCGCCACACACGCCCCGGGCTTCCCCTCCCTGCTGGCCTCCCACCGGGCATCCTGGCAACGCCTCTGGAGCGAAGGAGAGTTGAAGGTCCCTGGCGATACCGGCAAGGTCCTGCGGCTGCACGCCTTCCACGTGTTGCAGACGCTCTCGCCGCACACCGCGGAGCTCGACGCCGGCGTCCCCGCCCGGGGCCTTCACGGCGAGGCGTACCGGGGTCACGTCTTCTGGGACGAGCTGTTCGTCCTGCCCTACCTCGCCCTCCACCTCCCCGAGACCGCTCGCGCCCTGTTGATGTACCGGCACCGGCGGCTCCCCGCGGCCCTGGAGGCCGCCCGTCGGGCTGGGGCGAAGGGAGCCATGTTTCCCTGGCAGAGTGGTAGTTCCGGCAGCGAGGAGACGCAGCGGCTGCACCTCAATCCGCGCTCCGGCCGCTGGCTGCCCGACCACTCGCACCTCCAGCACCATGTGGGGTCGGCCATCGCCTGGAACGTGTGGCGGTACGGCCAGGCCACCGGTGACGCCGGATTCATGCACGGCCCGGGCGCCGAACTCCTCCTGCACGCAGCCCACTTCTGGGCCGGATCAGCGACATGGGACACCGGCCTCGGCCGCTACCGGATCCGTGGCGTCGTCGGACCGGACGAGTATCACGATGCCTACCCGGACGCCGCCGCTCCCGGTATCGACGACAACGCTTACACCAACGTCACCGCCGCGTGGGTACTTGCCCGCGCACTCGACCTGTACGGGGAACTTCCGGCAGCGCGACGCGCGGAGCTCCTCACCCAACTGGGCATCGGCCCCGACGACCTCACCGCCTGGGAGGACGTCTCGCACCGCCTGTATGTGCCGTTCCATCGCGACGTGATCAGTCAGTTCCACGGCTACGGGGACCTCGCCGAGCTCGACTGGGAAGGCTACCGCGCCCGCTACCACGACATCCGCCGCCTGGACCGCATCCTGGAAGCCGAAGGCGACACGCCCAACTGCTACCAGGCGTCCAAGCAGGCCGACACCCTCATGCTCGGCTACCTCTTCCGCCCCACGGAACTCGAGCAATTGTTCCTTCGGCTCGGACACCGCCTCGACGACGGCCTCTGGCGCAGAACGGTGGACCACTACCAGCGGCGCACCTGCCACGGGTCGACGCTCAGCAGCCTCGTCCACGGCTGGGTCCTCGCCCGGGAGCAGGGCCCGGACGCGTGGCGCTACTGCCAGGAAGCCCTGCTCAGTGACATCACCGACGTCCAGGGCGGCACCACCGGCGAAGGGATCCACCTCGGTGCCATGGGCGGCACCCTCGACCTCGTCGAGCGCGGCATCGTCGGACTCGAGCCCCACGACGACGGCCTGCACATCGACCCGGTGCCCCTCTCCGAAGTGCCCCGGTCCTCGTTCTCGATCTCCTACCTGGGGCACCGGGACATCCGTATCCGGTTCCGGCCCGGACGGTTCGGCATCAGAGTGCCCACCTCGCCCCTGGGCCCGGTGCCCCTGGTCCTGCCCGGCGACCGGCACGAACGCATTGCCGCAGGCCAGGAGCGGTGGTTCCGGCTACCCAAGGGCTGACCCGGTAGCCACCCCGTGCTCGCGTGGCGGGGCGATCGCGATGCGCACACTGTGGATGTATCAGCCGTTGGAAGGGTGAACGGGATGGACAGGCAGCATGAGGCTCCGCGGATCGTGGTGGGCGTCGACGGATCGCCCTCGTCCCAGGCCGCACTGCGCTGGGCGGTCCGGTACGCAGGGTTGGTGAACGGGCGAGTAGAAGCGGTCGCGGCATGGGACCTTCCCGGTGCCGCTTCGTGGTCGGCTCCCGCGGTGGACACCGACTTCGACGAGGAGGAGGCCGAGCGACGTCTGGTCGAGGAGGTCCACACGGTTCTCGGTGAGGACGGCGCCTCCTCCGTGCACCAGCGTCTGGTGCGCGGCAATCCGGTCGATGTCCTGGTGGATGCGGCAGAGGGTGCGGCCATGCTGGTCGTGGGCAGCCGCGGGCGCGGCGGCTTCAGCCGAGCCATGCTCGGTTCGGTGAGCCAGCAGGCGGCGCTCCATGCGCCGTGCCCGATCACCATCGTCCGGGCGCACATCCCCGCCGACTGATCCCGCCTCCGGCACGCCTGGCGTACGGCAGTGGGCCACGGCTTCAGGCTGCAGCGTGACCTCCTGAGCCCGGCGCGAACATGGCCGGCCGTGACGGCGGGTGGCGGCCTGCGCCCGTGTACGCAGGTTCGGCGAGACTGGCCTTCCGTGACACCAGGGGCGAGTGCCGGCTACGTCGCCAGCACCAGCGCCTGGGACCTCTGGCCTGCTCCTGCGAGCGCCGGCTCGGTATCGGGGCCCGGGGCCGATCGGCGCGCGCCGAAGCGGCCCACTCGGCCCCGTGCGAGTGGCCCCGTCGGCACTCGGTCCCCGTGGCCTACCGCGTGATCGTGGAACCCGGACGCCACCCCGGCGCCACCTTCCGAAGTGGGTGACCACGATGCAGCGCATTCGGATCCAGACCCGGCCCACGCAGCCCCACAAGCCCGCCCCGCTGGATCTGCGCACGCCGTTCGGCCGCCCCTTGCCGTACTGATCCCTGCCGACCTGCAGCCACCGGAGGACGTCATGGGACACACGCGACGCGTCGTACCGTTCACCGCGCTCGGCCGAAGCGACATCGGCCGGGTCGGCGGCAAGAACGCCTCCCTCAGGAAAGCTGACCGGACAGCTCACCGCGGCCGGCCTGCGTGTGCCGCCCGGCTTCGCCACCACCGCCGACGCCTACGAGGAACTGCTCGACGGACACGGAAGCCCTCGCCCACGTCTTCGACGAGAACGGCCCGGCCGTCACCCGCCTCATCGAGATCCTCCTCCCGCGGGTCCAGGCCAGGCCATGGGTAGTGCGGTGGGCCTGTGCGGACAGCGGCCCAGCGACGACCCGGCCTACGCCGCCTTCCTCGCCCGCGCCGGAATCGACTCGGTCCGTCGCCCCCGACAGCTTCGCCGCCGTCAAGCAGCCCGCCGCCTCCGCTGAAGCGGAGCGCTACGGGGAGGACCGAATGGCCCCTGTAAGGATCCGTCCGGCCCAAGCGGAGCGGCCACCGGCCGCGTGACAGTGGCATCAGACCCGCACCACGCAACCAAGGAGCACCCGCCATGAGCACCAAGCGCGTCCTGGTCGCCTACGGCACCAAGCACGGCGCCACCGCAGGCATAGCCGAACAGATCGGCAAGACCCTCCGCGAGGACGGTCTCGACGCCGTCGTGCTGCCCGCCGACGACGTCCACGACGTCCGCGCCTACGACGCCGTCGTCCTCGGCGGCTCCCTCTACGCCGGCCACTGGAGCAGCAAGGCCAAGCACTGCGCAGAACGCAACGCCGAATCCCTTCGGCACCGCCCGGTCTGGATGTTCAGCAGCGGCCCCCTCGACCGCTCGGCCGAGGAACACGACATCCCCCCGGTCTCCGCCGTCGCCCGGGAGATGCAGCTGGTCGGCGCGCGCGAGCACATGACCTTCGGCGGCAGCATCACGGCCCACACCCCCGGATTCCTCGCCAAGGCACTGACCCGCCAGGGCAAGGGCGGTGATTTCCGCAACCCCGAACGGATCCAGAAGTGGGCCCACCACATCAGCGCCGAGCTCGTCGCCGCCTGAAGGGACGGCCCGGCTCGGCACGCACCGGCGCGGAGGCGTGCCATGCGACAGCGGACGCGAGGGACGGGAGGCAACCCGCTCAGGCGGGATGCCGACCGCACCCGGACCCGAATGCATGCCGCCTTCGTGCTGACCTGCCTCCTGGCCGTCATCGCCGGTGTCGCCCTCGGACGAGCCGCCTGGATGGACGGCAACCGCGCTGCCGAGGACATCGCGCGCCACCGGCACACGGTGACGGCCACCACGGTCAGCGAGACCACCTACCGAGCCGGAGACCAGCCGAGCAGCCGGCCTGCCACCGTTGCGACCGCCACGTGGCGCTACCCCCCTCAGCGCCCGCACACGGCGACCATTCCCGTTCCGGCAGGAACCCGGAACGGCGACACGGTCCGGGTGTGGGTCGACGGGAACGGCAGTGCGGCCACAGCGCCGCCCGGCCAGGCCGACATCGCTCTGAAGGCGGTCGGAATCGGCGCCGGAGCGCTGGCCGGGATCGTGCTCGCAGGCAGCGCCCTCGTCGTGGTGCGCCTGCGAATCGCAGACGCGCGGTGCACACGGGCCTGGGAATCCGAGTGGGCGAGCATCGAGCCCCTCTGGTCCGGCCGCCTTCGCCCCGGTCAGGGAGCCGGCGATGACTGACACGGGCGCCGGCCCGGACCTCACGCCGGACACCGCCCCGGATCCCCTGGAACCCCTTCCCCTGCTCCGTCGCGAGCTGCACACCGGCCCTCTGGGCCTGTCGAGCCGGGAGGCGGCACGCCGGCTGGCCGTCCACGGCCCGAACGAGGTCCGCCGCACTGCCCGGACAAGTGTCCTGAGGGAACTGCTGCGGCAACTGGTCCATCCGCTGGCACTTCTGCTGTGGGCTGCGGCGGCCCTCGCCTTCACCGCATCCATAACGGTGCTCGGCTGGGCGATCGTCGCGGTCATCCTCGTCAACGCCGGATTCGCCCTCGTCCAGGAACAACAGGCCGAGAAGGCCGTCGAAACCCTGGCCCGATTCCTTCCCGCACAGGCCCGGGTGATCCGCGACGGACTAGTGCAGCGCGTCCCGGCGCGGGAGCTGGTTCCCGGCGACCTCATCGCCCTCGACGAGGGCGACCGAGTACCCGCCGACGCCCGCCTGACCGAGGGAGGAATCGAGGCCGACCTTTCCACGCTGACGGGCGAGTCCACCCCCGTCGAGCGTCTTGCCGGCCCGGGGCTGGAAGGCCTTTCCCTGCTCCAGGAGCCCAACCTCGTCTTCAGCGGCACCACTGCCACCGAGGGGCAGGCGCAGGCGATCGTGTTCGCCACTGGAGACCACACCGAACTCGGCCGGATCGCCGCTCTCAGTCAGCGCACCCGCCGTGAGCCGAGCCCACTGGAGGCGCAGGTCAAGCAGGTCGCCTGGCTGATCGCAGCGGTCGCGGTCGGCATGGGCGCCGTCTTCCTCGTGACTGGAGTGGCGGTCGGCCTGCCGCTGACCGACTCGCTCATGTTCGCCATCGGCCTGCTCGTAGCGAACGTGCCCGAAGGACTGCTGCCCACCATCACCCTCGCCCTCGCCGTGGGCGTCCGCGTCCTCGCCCGGCAGGGCGCGGTGGTCAAGCGGCTGAGCGCGGTGGAGACCCTCGGCTCCACCAACGTCATCTGCACCGACAAGACCGGCACCCTGACCCGCAACCGGATGAGCCTGCACGCCACCTGGACTCCGCCCCACCCGGAGGTGAGCGGTTCGGAGGCCGCCGAACTGGTCCGTGCTGCCGCCCAGTGCACGACCGTCACCCGCGAGAGGGACGGCCGGCTGCACGGCGACCCGACCGAGATCGCCCTGGTGGAAGGAGCCGCACAACACGCTGCGCCGCTCGACCCGGCCGACCGGGATGCCCGCCGCCGAGCCTGCTTCCGCTTCGACCCGCGCCTGCGTCGCATGTCTGTGGTCCAAGACGGGGGACCCGGCAGCCTCCGCGTGATCGTCAAGGGCGCCGCCGAGGCCGTCCTGGCGCTCCTGGCCGAAGGAGAGCCGACCGAGGAGGCCCAGGATGCCGCCGACACCCTGGCCGCGGACGGTATGCGCGTGCTGGCCGTCGCGGTACGTGAACTGCCGTCCGACACGGCGGCTGCAATTTCGCAGCGACAGGTCGTGGAGCGGGACCTTCACCTGCTCGGGCTGGTCGGCCTCTACGATCCGCCGCGCCCCGAGGTCGCCGCCGCGGTCCGGCGCTGCCACGAGGCGGGTCTCACCGTCCACATCGTCACCGGCGACAACGGTGCCACCGCCGCGGCCGTGGCCCGCGCCGTCGGCATCGGTACATCGAATCTCCAGGTCATCGCCCAGTCCGAGGCGATCGACGACCATGAGCTGGACCACCTCCTCCGCCAGGACGGCACGGAGATCGTCTTCGCCCGCTCCTCGCCCGAGACCAAGCTGAAAGTGGCCGATGCCCTGCGGGCGCACGGCCAGATCGTGGCCATGACCGGCGACGGGGTGAACGACGCCCCGGCCCTGCACCGTGCCCACATCGGTGTGGCCATGGGCCTCTCGGGCACCGACGTCGCCCGCGAGGCGTCGACCATGGTCCTGACCGACGACAACTTCGCCACCATCGTCACGGCCATCGAGTCCGGCCGCCGTGTCTACGACAACGTCCGGAAGTTCATCGTCTACATCTTCGCCCACCTCACCCCCGAGGTCGTGCCCTTCCTGGTGTTCGCCCTCTCCGCCGGGGCCGTGCCGCTGCCGCTGACCGTCCTGCAGATCCTCGCCATCGACCTGGGCACCGAGACCCTTCCGGCCCTTGCCCTCGGCCGTGAGCGCGCCGAGCCGGGGGTCATGTCCCGACCGCCCCGACCCAGTTCCCAGAGCGTGATCAACAAGGACATGCTCGTGCGCAGCTGGGGCTGGCTCGGCACCGTCTCCGCCGTCCTCGTCATGACCGCCTTCTTCTACGTTCTGTGGCGCGCAGGCTGGCACCCCGGCGACCCCACCGGACCCGGAGCCTCCCTGCACCACGCCTACCTCACCGCGACCACCGCCACCTTCGCGGGCATCGTCACCTGCCAGGTCGGCACGGCCATCGCCGCCCGAACCGACCACGCTGCCCTGCGCGACATCGGCTTCTTCAGCAACCCGCTACTGCTGGCCGGCATCGCCTTCGAACTCGCCTTCACCGCGGCGCTCGTGTACGCGCCGCCGCTCCAGAACCTCTTCGGCACCGCCGCCCTCCCGCTCGAC includes these proteins:
- a CDS encoding glycoside hydrolase family 65 protein, with the protein product MTTAWCWEYPHYDPKAERLVESLCTLGNGRFATRGSAPENIADDIHYPGTYLAGCFNRLASTVGGRTVSNEDMVRLPDWTALRYRCLPAGAPPGDWLTPDHPTLRRSHVSLDLRAGTLTRRMLFHDTDGRRLGVTHTRLVHMGDPNLAAQNTVFRAYGWSGMIEIESVLDGDVTNAGVDRYRALAGRHLVEHRAGVEAEGTAWLSCTTTTSRVEIGLAVRTSARPVAPVGRACTAATATQTLILPIKRAAPVAVVKTAALCTSLDRPSADPLRRSIDCATHAPGFPSLLASHRASWQRLWSEGELKVPGDTGKVLRLHAFHVLQTLSPHTAELDAGVPARGLHGEAYRGHVFWDELFVLPYLALHLPETARALLMYRHRRLPAALEAARRAGAKGAMFPWQSGSSGSEETQRLHLNPRSGRWLPDHSHLQHHVGSAIAWNVWRYGQATGDAGFMHGPGAELLLHAAHFWAGSATWDTGLGRYRIRGVVGPDEYHDAYPDAAAPGIDDNAYTNVTAAWVLARALDLYGELPAARRAELLTQLGIGPDDLTAWEDVSHRLYVPFHRDVISQFHGYGDLAELDWEGYRARYHDIRRLDRILEAEGDTPNCYQASKQADTLMLGYLFRPTELEQLFLRLGHRLDDGLWRRTVDHYQRRTCHGSTLSSLVHGWVLAREQGPDAWRYCQEALLSDITDVQGGTTGEGIHLGAMGGTLDLVERGIVGLEPHDDGLHIDPVPLSEVPRSSFSISYLGHRDIRIRFRPGRFGIRVPTSPLGPVPLVLPGDRHERIAAGQERWFRLPKG
- a CDS encoding universal stress protein, with the protein product MDRQHEAPRIVVGVDGSPSSQAALRWAVRYAGLVNGRVEAVAAWDLPGAASWSAPAVDTDFDEEEAERRLVEEVHTVLGEDGASSVHQRLVRGNPVDVLVDAAEGAAMLVVGSRGRGGFSRAMLGSVSQQAALHAPCPITIVRAHIPAD
- a CDS encoding flavodoxin domain-containing protein: MSTKRVLVAYGTKHGATAGIAEQIGKTLREDGLDAVVLPADDVHDVRAYDAVVLGGSLYAGHWSSKAKHCAERNAESLRHRPVWMFSSGPLDRSAEEHDIPPVSAVAREMQLVGAREHMTFGGSITAHTPGFLAKALTRQGKGGDFRNPERIQKWAHHISAELVAA
- a CDS encoding Rv1733c family protein — encoded protein: MHAAFVLTCLLAVIAGVALGRAAWMDGNRAAEDIARHRHTVTATTVSETTYRAGDQPSSRPATVATATWRYPPQRPHTATIPVPAGTRNGDTVRVWVDGNGSAATAPPGQADIALKAVGIGAGALAGIVLAGSALVVVRLRIADARCTRAWESEWASIEPLWSGRLRPGQGAGDD
- a CDS encoding cation-translocating P-type ATPase; translated protein: MTDTGAGPDLTPDTAPDPLEPLPLLRRELHTGPLGLSSREAARRLAVHGPNEVRRTARTSVLRELLRQLVHPLALLLWAAAALAFTASITVLGWAIVAVILVNAGFALVQEQQAEKAVETLARFLPAQARVIRDGLVQRVPARELVPGDLIALDEGDRVPADARLTEGGIEADLSTLTGESTPVERLAGPGLEGLSLLQEPNLVFSGTTATEGQAQAIVFATGDHTELGRIAALSQRTRREPSPLEAQVKQVAWLIAAVAVGMGAVFLVTGVAVGLPLTDSLMFAIGLLVANVPEGLLPTITLALAVGVRVLARQGAVVKRLSAVETLGSTNVICTDKTGTLTRNRMSLHATWTPPHPEVSGSEAAELVRAAAQCTTVTRERDGRLHGDPTEIALVEGAAQHAAPLDPADRDARRRACFRFDPRLRRMSVVQDGGPGSLRVIVKGAAEAVLALLAEGEPTEEAQDAADTLAADGMRVLAVAVRELPSDTAAAISQRQVVERDLHLLGLVGLYDPPRPEVAAAVRRCHEAGLTVHIVTGDNGATAAAVARAVGIGTSNLQVIAQSEAIDDHELDHLLRQDGTEIVFARSSPETKLKVADALRAHGQIVAMTGDGVNDAPALHRAHIGVAMGLSGTDVAREASTMVLTDDNFATIVTAIESGRRVYDNVRKFIVYIFAHLTPEVVPFLVFALSAGAVPLPLTVLQILAIDLGTETLPALALGRERAEPGVMSRPPRPSSQSVINKDMLVRSWGWLGTVSAVLVMTAFFYVLWRAGWHPGDPTGPGASLHHAYLTATTATFAGIVTCQVGTAIAARTDHAALRDIGFFSNPLLLAGIAFELAFTAALVYAPPLQNLFGTAALPLDVVLLIAVFPPLVWGTDEIRRWVRRRHHRYS